From one Streptomyces sp. SCSIO 30461 genomic stretch:
- a CDS encoding ABC transporter ATP-binding protein has translation MRDLVKTYPAARARRGTPATPEVRANDGISLTVRAGEIFGLLGPNGAGKSTLVRQLTGLMRPDSGAVEVLGHDLVRHPERAARLIGYLGQESTALDELTVALAAETTGRLRGLGARQARAERDAVLGELGLAPLAGRPLKKLSGGQRRLACFAAALVGERPVLVLDEPTTGMDPVARRAVWAAVDRRRAEHGTTVLLVTHNVIEAETVLDRVAVLDRGRVIACDTPSGLKERVAGEVRLELVWRERPPLEVPEVAALRVSAQESGRRWVLRLAPEEARAAVAAVTGGQAFAALDDFTLTTPSLEDVYLALGGHTAKGLVKA, from the coding sequence GTGCGGGACCTGGTCAAGACGTACCCGGCCGCGCGCGCCCGGCGCGGGACCCCGGCGACTCCCGAGGTGCGCGCCAACGACGGAATCTCGCTGACGGTGCGGGCCGGGGAGATCTTCGGGCTGCTCGGACCCAACGGCGCGGGCAAGTCGACACTGGTGCGCCAGCTCACCGGACTGATGCGCCCCGACTCCGGCGCGGTGGAGGTGCTGGGCCACGATCTGGTGCGCCACCCCGAGCGGGCGGCCCGGCTCATCGGATATCTCGGCCAGGAGTCCACCGCTCTGGACGAACTGACCGTGGCGCTCGCCGCCGAGACCACCGGGCGGCTGCGCGGACTCGGTGCCCGCCAGGCGAGGGCCGAGCGCGACGCCGTGCTCGGCGAACTGGGACTGGCCCCGCTGGCCGGACGCCCCCTGAAGAAGCTGTCCGGCGGCCAGCGCCGGCTGGCTTGCTTCGCGGCGGCGCTTGTGGGGGAGCGGCCGGTGCTGGTGCTGGACGAGCCCACCACCGGAATGGACCCCGTCGCCCGGCGCGCGGTCTGGGCCGCGGTCGACCGGCGCCGGGCCGAGCACGGTACGACGGTCCTCCTGGTGACCCACAATGTCATCGAGGCCGAGACCGTGCTCGACCGCGTCGCCGTGCTCGACCGCGGCAGGGTCATCGCCTGCGACACCCCGTCCGGGCTCAAGGAGCGCGTGGCGGGTGAGGTGCGGCTTGAGCTCGTGTGGCGTGAGCGGCCGCCCCTGGAGGTGCCTGAGGTCGCCGCACTGCGGGTCTCCGCCCAGGAGTCGGGCCGCCGCTGGGTGCTGCGCCTCGCCCCCGAGGAGGCTCGGGCCGCCGTGGCCGCGGTGACCGGAGGCCAGGCGTTCGCCGCCCTCGACGACTTCACGCTGACCACGCCCAGCCTGGAGGACGTGTATCTGGCACTCGGCGGCCATACGGCGAAGGGCCTGGTGAAGGCATGA
- a CDS encoding NYN domain-containing protein — protein MEHVDRCVVLVDAGYLLGAAASLLAGEPARSRITVDHAALIHGLRERAEADTERPLLRIYWFDGAPDRVPQPEHRRLRVMPRVTVRLGALTRSDGRWAQKGVDAAMHAELTELARNRACSDIVLVTGDGDLLPGLMSAKEHGVAVHLWAVQAADGDYNQSEDLVAEADERRVLDRTWITQAVRAKDLGGVCAPPPAPRPEIAAILSAPLPEAALAAAGGAVDDGRAQVAEVVRNGAAAAAADTVTPNGATMETATGAKGVPTPKDLAGLRGPVAAGPAAPADRTTQAGATLRWSSDKGWIERPGGSTLGEPPETASLPTLAQLTSAEQRWADREEDITTVGGDPYEVGQVFARRWMERLPDPAHVQKLSSMYPRIPHRIDGELLRYAARFGLLAHKDDQIDEHDRYAIRAGFWREIDVRAAAEGAPARE, from the coding sequence GTGGAACACGTGGACCGCTGCGTCGTCCTGGTGGACGCCGGCTATCTGCTGGGCGCCGCCGCGAGCCTCCTCGCCGGAGAACCTGCCCGATCGCGCATCACCGTCGACCACGCCGCGCTCATCCACGGTCTGCGCGAGCGGGCCGAGGCCGACACGGAACGGCCGCTGTTGCGGATCTACTGGTTCGACGGAGCCCCCGACCGCGTCCCCCAACCGGAGCACAGGCGGCTGCGCGTGATGCCACGGGTGACCGTCCGCCTGGGCGCACTGACCCGGAGCGACGGCCGCTGGGCGCAGAAGGGCGTGGACGCCGCCATGCACGCCGAGCTCACCGAACTGGCCAGGAACCGCGCCTGCTCGGACATCGTGCTGGTCACCGGTGACGGCGATCTGCTGCCCGGGCTCATGTCCGCCAAGGAGCACGGAGTCGCCGTCCACCTCTGGGCAGTACAGGCAGCCGACGGCGACTACAACCAGTCCGAGGACCTTGTCGCCGAGGCCGACGAGCGCCGCGTGCTCGACCGGACCTGGATCACGCAGGCCGTGCGGGCCAAGGACCTCGGCGGGGTGTGCGCCCCACCGCCGGCGCCCCGTCCCGAGATCGCCGCGATCCTCTCCGCGCCGCTGCCCGAGGCGGCGCTGGCCGCCGCGGGCGGTGCGGTGGACGATGGCCGTGCGCAGGTCGCGGAGGTGGTACGGAACGGCGCGGCCGCCGCCGCGGCGGACACGGTCACCCCGAACGGTGCCACCATGGAAACCGCCACCGGGGCCAAGGGCGTACCGACTCCCAAGGACCTCGCCGGCCTGCGTGGCCCGGTGGCCGCCGGCCCCGCGGCGCCGGCGGATCGGACCACCCAGGCCGGCGCCACCCTGCGCTGGTCCTCCGACAAGGGGTGGATCGAGCGCCCCGGCGGCAGCACGCTCGGCGAGCCCCCGGAGACCGCCTCCCTGCCCACCCTCGCCCAGCTCACCAGCGCCGAGCAGCGCTGGGCGGACCGCGAGGAGGACATCACCACGGTCGGCGGCGATCCCTATGAGGTCGGGCAGGTGTTCGCGCGCCGCTGGATGGAGCGGCTCCCCGATCCGGCCCATGTGCAGAAGCTGTCCAGCATGTACCCCCGTATCCCGCACCGCATCGACGGCGAACTGCTCCGCTACGCCGCACGCTTCGGTCTGCTCGCACACAAGGACGACCAGATCGACGAGCACGATCGCTATGCGATCCGGGCGGGATTCTGGCGCGAGATCGACGTCCGGGCGGCGGCGGAAGGCGCCCCGGCGCGGGAATAG
- the dnaE gene encoding DNA polymerase III subunit alpha, with protein sequence MTKPPFTHLHVHTQYSLLDGAARLKDMFNACNEMGMTHIAMSDHGNLHGAYEFFHSAQKAGVTPIIGIEAYVAPESRRNKRKIQWGQPHQKRDDVSGSGGYTHKTIWAADATGLHNLFRLSSDAYAEGWLQKWPRMDKETIAQWSQGLIASTGCPSGELQTRLRLGQYEEARKAAGEYQDIFGKERYFLELMDHGIDIERRVRDDLLKIGKELGIPPLVTNDSHYTYAHEAGAHDALLCIQTGKNLSDPDRFKFDGTGYYLKSTDEMYAIDSSDAWQEGCRNTLLVAEQVSTDGMFQQRNLMPKFDIPEGYTEVSWFREETMRGMERRFPGGIPDDRLKQVEYEMDTIISMGFPGYFLVVADFIMWAKNQGIAVGPGRGSAAGSIVAYALGITDLDPIPHGLIFERFLNPERISMPDVDIDFDERRRVEVIRYVTEKYGADKVAMIGTYGTIKAKNAIKDSARVLGYPYAMGDRITKAMPADVLGKGIPLSGITDSSHPRYSEAGEVRGMYENEPDVKKVIDTARGVEGLVRQMGVHAAGVIMSSETITEHVPVWVRHTDGVTITQWDYPSCESLGLLKMDFLGLRNLTIMDDAVKMVKANKGIDIDLLSLPLDDPKTFELLQRGDTLGVFQFDGGPMRSLLRLMKPDNFEDISAVSALYRPGPMGMNSHTNYALRKNGQQEITPIHPELEEPLREVLDVTYGLIVYQEQVQKAAQIIAGYSLGEADILRRVMGKKKPEELAKNFVLFQEGARKKDYSDQAIQALWDVLVPFAGYAFNKAHSAAYGLVSYWTAYLKANHPAEYMAGLLTSVKDDKDKSAVYLNECRRMGIKVLPPNVNESEANFAAQGDDVILFGLTAVRNVGQNVVESIIKCRKAKGKYSSFPDFLDKVEAVVCNKRTVESLIKAGAFDEMGHTRKGLVAQHEPMIDNVVAVKRKEAEGQFDLFGGMGEEDSSEPGFGLDVEFSDVEWEKSYLLAQEREMLGLYVSDHPLFGIEHVLSDKADAAIAQLTGGEHGDGAVVTIGGIISGLQRKMTKQGNAWAIATVEDLAGSIECMFFPATYQLVSTQLVEDTVVFVKGRLDKREDVPRLVAMELMVPDLSNAGTNAPVVITIPTVKVTPPMISRLGEILGHHKGNTEVRIKLLGARKTTVLRLDRHRVQPDPALFGDLKVLLGPSCLAG encoded by the coding sequence GTGACCAAGCCGCCCTTCACGCACCTTCACGTCCACACCCAGTATTCCCTGCTGGACGGTGCGGCGCGGCTCAAGGACATGTTCAATGCCTGCAATGAGATGGGCATGACGCATATCGCCATGAGCGACCACGGCAATCTGCACGGGGCGTACGAGTTCTTTCACTCCGCGCAGAAGGCCGGGGTCACCCCGATCATCGGCATCGAGGCGTATGTGGCCCCCGAGTCCCGGCGGAACAAGCGGAAGATCCAGTGGGGTCAGCCGCACCAGAAGCGGGACGACGTCTCCGGTTCGGGTGGTTACACCCACAAGACGATCTGGGCGGCGGACGCGACCGGCCTGCACAACCTCTTCCGGCTGTCATCGGACGCGTACGCCGAGGGCTGGCTCCAGAAGTGGCCCCGGATGGACAAGGAGACCATCGCCCAGTGGTCCCAGGGCCTGATCGCCTCCACCGGCTGCCCGTCGGGCGAGCTCCAGACCCGGCTGCGCCTCGGCCAGTACGAGGAAGCCCGCAAGGCGGCCGGTGAGTACCAGGACATCTTCGGCAAGGAGCGGTACTTCCTGGAGCTGATGGACCACGGCATCGACATCGAGCGCCGGGTCCGCGACGATCTGCTGAAGATCGGCAAGGAACTGGGCATCCCCCCGCTGGTCACCAACGACTCGCACTACACCTACGCCCATGAGGCGGGCGCCCATGACGCGCTGCTGTGCATCCAGACCGGGAAGAACCTCTCCGACCCGGACCGCTTCAAGTTCGACGGCACCGGCTACTACCTGAAGTCGACCGACGAGATGTACGCCATCGACTCGTCGGACGCCTGGCAGGAGGGCTGCCGCAACACGCTGCTGGTCGCCGAGCAGGTCAGCACCGACGGGATGTTCCAGCAGCGGAACCTGATGCCCAAGTTCGACATCCCCGAGGGCTACACCGAGGTCTCCTGGTTCCGTGAGGAGACCATGCGCGGCATGGAGCGGCGCTTCCCGGGCGGTATCCCCGACGACCGCCTGAAGCAGGTCGAGTACGAGATGGACACCATCATCTCGATGGGCTTCCCCGGCTACTTCCTCGTGGTCGCCGACTTCATCATGTGGGCCAAGAACCAGGGCATCGCGGTCGGCCCCGGCCGTGGCTCGGCGGCCGGCTCGATCGTGGCCTACGCGCTCGGCATCACCGACCTCGACCCGATTCCCCACGGACTGATCTTCGAGCGCTTCCTGAACCCCGAGCGCATCTCGATGCCCGATGTCGACATCGACTTCGACGAGCGCAGGCGCGTCGAGGTGATCAGGTACGTGACGGAGAAGTACGGCGCCGACAAGGTCGCCATGATCGGCACCTACGGCACCATCAAGGCCAAGAACGCGATCAAGGACTCCGCCCGCGTCCTCGGCTATCCGTACGCCATGGGCGACCGGATCACCAAGGCCATGCCCGCCGACGTGCTCGGCAAGGGCATCCCGCTCTCCGGCATCACCGACTCCTCCCACCCCCGGTACTCGGAGGCGGGCGAGGTCCGCGGGATGTACGAGAACGAGCCGGATGTGAAGAAGGTGATCGACACCGCCCGCGGTGTGGAAGGCCTCGTCCGGCAGATGGGTGTGCACGCCGCGGGCGTGATCATGTCCAGCGAGACCATCACCGAGCACGTCCCCGTCTGGGTCAGGCACACCGACGGCGTCACCATCACCCAGTGGGACTATCCGAGTTGCGAGTCGCTCGGTCTGCTGAAGATGGACTTCCTCGGCCTGCGCAACCTCACGATCATGGACGACGCCGTCAAGATGGTGAAGGCCAACAAGGGGATCGACATCGATCTCCTGAGCCTTCCGCTCGACGACCCCAAGACCTTCGAGCTGCTCCAGCGCGGCGACACCCTCGGCGTGTTCCAGTTCGACGGCGGCCCCATGCGTTCACTGCTGCGGCTGATGAAGCCGGACAACTTCGAGGACATCTCCGCCGTGTCCGCCCTGTACCGGCCGGGCCCGATGGGCATGAACTCGCACACCAACTACGCCCTGCGCAAGAACGGCCAGCAGGAGATCACCCCGATCCACCCCGAGCTGGAGGAGCCGCTCAGGGAGGTCCTGGATGTCACCTACGGCCTGATCGTGTACCAGGAGCAGGTGCAGAAGGCCGCCCAGATCATCGCCGGGTACTCGCTCGGCGAGGCCGACATCCTCCGCCGCGTGATGGGCAAGAAGAAGCCGGAGGAGCTGGCGAAGAACTTCGTCCTCTTCCAGGAGGGCGCGCGGAAGAAGGACTACAGCGACCAGGCCATCCAGGCCCTGTGGGACGTGCTGGTCCCCTTCGCCGGCTACGCCTTCAACAAGGCCCACTCCGCCGCGTACGGGCTGGTCTCGTACTGGACCGCGTATCTCAAGGCCAACCACCCCGCGGAGTACATGGCGGGCCTGCTCACCTCGGTCAAGGACGACAAGGACAAGTCCGCGGTCTATCTGAACGAGTGCCGCCGCATGGGCATCAAGGTGCTGCCGCCCAATGTGAACGAGTCCGAGGCGAACTTCGCCGCCCAGGGCGACGACGTGATCCTCTTCGGCCTCACAGCGGTGCGCAACGTCGGGCAGAACGTGGTCGAGTCGATCATCAAGTGCCGCAAGGCCAAGGGGAAGTACAGCTCGTTCCCCGACTTCCTCGACAAGGTCGAGGCCGTCGTCTGCAACAAGCGGACCGTCGAGTCCCTGATCAAGGCCGGTGCCTTCGACGAGATGGGCCACACCCGCAAGGGGCTGGTGGCCCAGCATGAACCCATGATCGACAATGTGGTCGCCGTCAAGCGCAAGGAGGCCGAGGGCCAGTTCGACCTCTTCGGCGGCATGGGGGAGGAGGACAGCAGCGAGCCCGGCTTCGGCCTCGACGTCGAGTTCTCCGATGTCGAGTGGGAGAAGTCCTATCTGCTCGCCCAGGAGCGCGAGATGCTCGGACTGTATGTCTCCGACCATCCGCTCTTCGGTATCGAGCATGTGCTCAGCGACAAGGCGGACGCTGCGATCGCCCAGCTCACCGGAGGTGAGCACGGGGACGGCGCGGTCGTCACCATCGGCGGCATCATCTCGGGCCTCCAGCGCAAGATGACCAAGCAGGGCAACGCCTGGGCCATCGCCACCGTCGAGGACCTCGCCGGGTCCATCGAGTGCATGTTCTTCCCGGCCACCTACCAGTTGGTGTCCACCCAGCTGGTCGAGGACACGGTCGTCTTCGTGAAGGGTCGTCTCGACAAGCGCGAGGACGTGCCCCGGCTGGTCGCGATGGAGCTGATGGTCCCCGACCTGTCGAACGCGGGCACCAACGCGCCCGTGGTGATCACCATCCCCACGGTCAAGGTGACCCCGCCCATGATCAGTCGGCTCGGGGAGATCCTCGGCCACCACAAGGGCAACACCGAGGTGCGGATCAAGCTCCTGGGCGCCCGCAAGACCACGGTGCTCCGGCTCGACCGCCACCGGGTGCAGCCGGACCCGGCGCTCTTCGGCGACCTGAAGGTGCTGCTGGGGCCGTCCTGCCTGGCGGGCTGA
- a CDS encoding DUF2252 domain-containing protein, with amino-acid sequence MSVHQPTAGERGEQILAVFDTAFGELLTADPAAFRVKFRKMAGSAFAFYRGTACLFYSDLEREQHGGAYLDERTSRVWIHGDLHAENFGTYLNSNGRLVFNVNDFDEAYVGPFIWDVKRLSASLALIGYTKALSDEQISELVRTYAAAYRERIRALAAGAKDDEVPPFTLDTAEGPLLGTLRTARALTRFGLLDSMTEIREYERRFSDGGGAIELDAATRYKVLAAFDGYLETLPEASLARPVAYRVKDVVGRRGIGIGSAGLPSYNILLEGNSDALENDVVIYMKQAQLPEVSRHIADERVRGYFQHEGHRTVISQRALQDHADPWLGWTELDGAGQLVAEVSPYAVDLDWSDIDDPAEISETVADLGRATATMHAAADDESGHSLVPFSTERAIDAAIAADEDGFAELLVDFAHSYGTRARADHQIFVDLFRNGRIPGLR; translated from the coding sequence ATGTCGGTCCACCAGCCCACGGCCGGCGAGCGCGGCGAGCAGATCCTCGCCGTCTTCGACACTGCCTTCGGCGAGCTCCTGACCGCCGACCCGGCCGCGTTCCGGGTGAAGTTCCGCAAGATGGCCGGCTCGGCCTTCGCCTTCTACCGGGGCACGGCGTGCCTCTTCTACTCCGACCTGGAGCGCGAGCAGCACGGCGGCGCCTACCTGGACGAGCGCACCAGCCGGGTGTGGATCCACGGCGACCTCCACGCCGAGAACTTCGGCACGTACCTGAACTCGAACGGCCGGCTGGTATTCAACGTCAACGACTTCGACGAGGCCTATGTCGGACCGTTCATCTGGGACGTCAAGCGGCTCTCCGCCTCGCTGGCCCTGATCGGCTACACCAAGGCGCTCAGCGACGAGCAGATCTCCGAGCTGGTGCGGACCTACGCGGCCGCCTACCGCGAGCGCATCCGCGCGCTGGCCGCGGGCGCCAAGGACGACGAGGTGCCGCCGTTCACGCTGGACACCGCGGAGGGACCGCTGCTCGGCACGCTGCGGACCGCCCGCGCGCTGACCCGGTTCGGGCTGCTGGACTCGATGACCGAGATCCGCGAGTACGAGCGGCGCTTCAGTGACGGCGGCGGCGCGATCGAGCTGGACGCGGCGACCCGCTACAAGGTGCTCGCGGCATTCGACGGCTATCTGGAGACCCTGCCGGAGGCGAGCCTGGCGCGCCCCGTCGCTTACCGGGTGAAGGACGTCGTGGGGCGGCGCGGCATCGGTATCGGCTCGGCCGGCCTGCCGTCGTACAACATCCTGCTGGAGGGCAACAGCGACGCCCTCGAGAACGATGTGGTGATCTACATGAAGCAGGCGCAGCTGCCTGAGGTGTCCCGGCACATCGCGGACGAGCGGGTGCGCGGCTACTTCCAGCACGAGGGGCACCGCACGGTGATCTCGCAGCGAGCGCTCCAGGACCACGCGGACCCGTGGCTGGGCTGGACCGAGCTGGACGGCGCGGGGCAGCTGGTCGCGGAGGTCTCGCCGTACGCGGTGGACCTCGACTGGTCGGACATCGACGATCCGGCGGAGATCTCGGAGACCGTCGCGGACCTGGGCCGGGCCACGGCCACGATGCACGCGGCCGCGGACGACGAGAGCGGCCACTCGCTGGTGCCGTTCTCCACGGAACGTGCCATCGACGCCGCGATCGCCGCAGACGAGGACGGCTTCGCCGAGCTGCTGGTGGACTTCGCGCACAGTTACGGCACACGGGCCAGGGCGGACCACCAGATCTTCGTGGACCTGTTCCGCAACGGGCGGATCCCGGGACTTCGGTAG
- a CDS encoding thioredoxin domain-containing protein, translating into MSARNSQANKAAARERLRAERERQAKKDKIRRQVVVAASVVGVLAAAGGIAAFVMHLNKPSAWEAAKSAKVVQPKNTEGDNGTALVIGKPTAKKTLELYEDSRCPICASFEQASGETIKKDVDAGKYKLKYIGATFIDNADNGEGSKNALSALGAALNVSPEAFLDYKAALYSAKFHPDERDDKFAKDDYLIEVADSVPALKGNAEFRKAVEDGTYDAWALKMSAAFDSSGVQGTPTLKMDGKKITAEGADYAPRTAAEYQTAIAKALKG; encoded by the coding sequence ATGAGCGCACGTAACAGCCAGGCCAACAAGGCAGCCGCCCGTGAGCGCCTCCGCGCGGAGCGCGAGCGCCAGGCCAAGAAGGACAAGATCAGGCGGCAGGTGGTCGTCGCCGCCTCGGTCGTCGGCGTGCTGGCCGCCGCGGGGGGCATCGCCGCCTTCGTCATGCACCTGAACAAGCCCTCGGCCTGGGAGGCGGCGAAGAGCGCGAAGGTCGTACAGCCGAAGAACACCGAGGGCGACAACGGCACGGCCCTGGTGATCGGCAAGCCGACCGCCAAGAAGACCCTGGAGCTGTACGAGGACTCGCGGTGCCCGATCTGCGCCTCCTTCGAGCAGGCGTCCGGCGAGACCATCAAGAAGGACGTGGACGCCGGGAAGTACAAGCTCAAGTACATCGGTGCCACCTTCATCGACAACGCCGACAACGGCGAGGGCTCGAAGAACGCCCTGTCCGCGCTGGGCGCGGCGCTCAATGTGAGCCCCGAGGCCTTCCTGGACTACAAGGCGGCGCTGTACTCCGCGAAGTTCCACCCCGACGAGCGCGACGACAAGTTCGCCAAGGACGACTACCTCATCGAGGTGGCGGACTCGGTGCCCGCGCTGAAGGGCAACGCCGAGTTCCGGAAGGCGGTCGAGGACGGCACCTACGACGCGTGGGCGCTGAAGATGTCCGCGGCGTTCGACTCCAGCGGCGTCCAGGGCACCCCGACCCTGAAGATGGACGGCAAGAAGATCACCGCCGAGGGTGCCGACTACGCGCCGAGGACCGCCGCGGAGTACCAGACCGCGATCGCCAAGGCCCTCAAGGGCTGA
- a CDS encoding alkaline phosphatase D family protein, protein MTRLLPATPSRRTVVKAAATAVTTAAVAAPALAAASTAHADGTQGTAFLHGVASGDPLSDGVLLWTRVTPSPDAVPGSGKGPATEVSWEVAEDRDFTRIAAGGRTTATAASDHTVKVDVRGLRASTAYYFRFSSGGAVSATGRTRTAPAVDANASGVRFGVVSCANWEAGYFAAYRHLATRADLDAVLHLGDYIYEYGTGGYPEDKYVVRRHEPAHEILSLADYRTRHGKYKTDTDLQAMHAAHPLIAIWDDHEIANDAWSGGAENHTPGAEGDYAARAAAAKQAYFEWMPVRTATEGTVYRRLRFGKLADLHLLDLRSFRSQQASVGSGKVDDPERTITGRAQLDWLKSGLASSDATWKLVGTSVMISPVAFGSLPAHLLGPIAELLGLPTEGLAINVDQWDGYTDDRKELLKHLTDRGVKNTVFLTGDIHMAWANDVPVKAATYPLSQSAATEFVVTSVTSDNLDDMLHVAPGTVSLIAQTAIKAANRHVKWVDMDHHGYGVLDVTAERSQMDYYTLSDRTKQDATASWTRSYRTLNGTQKVEKVNQPVR, encoded by the coding sequence GTGACCAGACTGCTCCCCGCAACTCCAAGCCGCCGCACGGTCGTCAAGGCCGCCGCCACCGCAGTGACCACCGCGGCCGTCGCCGCCCCCGCGCTCGCTGCCGCCTCCACCGCTCACGCCGACGGCACACAGGGCACCGCGTTCCTGCACGGTGTCGCCTCGGGTGACCCCCTCTCCGACGGCGTGCTGCTGTGGACCCGCGTCACGCCGTCCCCGGACGCCGTGCCGGGTTCCGGCAAGGGCCCCGCCACGGAGGTGAGCTGGGAGGTCGCCGAGGACAGGGACTTCACCCGCATCGCCGCCGGCGGCCGTACCACCGCCACCGCGGCGAGCGACCACACCGTCAAGGTCGACGTGCGGGGACTGCGCGCGTCCACCGCCTACTACTTCCGCTTCAGCTCCGGCGGCGCGGTCTCCGCCACCGGCCGTACCCGCACCGCACCCGCGGTGGACGCGAACGCCTCCGGGGTGCGATTCGGAGTGGTGTCCTGCGCCAACTGGGAAGCCGGCTACTTCGCCGCGTACCGCCACCTCGCCACCCGCGCCGATCTGGACGCGGTCCTCCACCTCGGCGACTACATCTACGAGTACGGCACGGGCGGCTACCCGGAGGACAAGTACGTCGTCCGGCGGCACGAGCCCGCGCACGAGATCCTCAGCCTCGCCGACTACCGCACCCGGCACGGCAAGTACAAGACCGACACCGACCTCCAGGCGATGCACGCCGCCCACCCGCTCATCGCGATCTGGGACGACCACGAGATAGCCAACGACGCCTGGTCCGGCGGCGCCGAGAACCACACCCCGGGCGCCGAAGGCGACTACGCCGCCCGTGCCGCGGCGGCCAAGCAGGCGTACTTCGAGTGGATGCCGGTGCGCACCGCCACCGAAGGCACCGTCTACCGCCGGCTGCGCTTCGGCAAGCTGGCCGACCTCCATCTGCTGGACCTGCGGTCCTTCCGCTCCCAGCAGGCCTCGGTGGGCAGCGGCAAGGTCGACGACCCCGAGCGCACCATCACCGGCCGCGCCCAGCTCGACTGGCTCAAGTCGGGCCTCGCTTCGTCCGACGCCACCTGGAAACTGGTCGGCACCTCGGTGATGATCTCGCCGGTCGCCTTCGGCTCGCTTCCGGCGCATCTGCTGGGGCCGATCGCCGAGTTGCTCGGCCTGCCCACCGAGGGCCTCGCGATCAATGTCGACCAGTGGGACGGCTACACGGACGACCGCAAGGAGCTGCTGAAGCACCTGACGGACCGCGGTGTCAAGAACACCGTATTCCTCACCGGCGACATCCACATGGCCTGGGCCAACGACGTCCCGGTGAAGGCGGCGACGTATCCGCTGTCGCAGTCGGCCGCCACCGAGTTCGTGGTGACATCGGTGACCTCGGACAACCTGGACGACATGCTGCATGTCGCCCCGGGCACGGTCTCCTTGATCGCGCAGACCGCGATCAAGGCCGCCAACCGCCATGTGAAGTGGGTGGACATGGACCACCACGGCTACGGCGTGCTCGATGTGACCGCCGAACGCTCGCAGATGGACTACTACACGCTCTCCGACCGGACCAAGCAGGACGCGACGGCGTCCTGGACCCGCTCGTATCGGACCCTGAACGGGACCCAGAAGGTCGAGAAAGTGAACCAACCCGTCCGGTGA